Proteins from one bacterium genomic window:
- the mltG gene encoding endolytic transglycosylase MltG, producing MIRKFSCPRIPSCMRNLALAGLVVVMGLAYLAWIFWLLPCATSSFPRQLEVPSGKSLQEIGSLLEREGVVTNAWAFVALAVLRGEAQRIRAGIYRLEAPTCALDLLDRLVNGRVELYRVTIPEGWNLAQVAEKLAAMGLVNPGTFLGRARDPAWASELLGFEVTSLEGFLFPDTYFFPPGTTEQNILHTMVKRFQKAFAPEFNSRLLDLGWNILEAVTLASLIEKETSAPDERPLVSGVFHKRLRMGMKLESDPSVIYGLDNYNGSLRKSDLLVPHPYNTYVFRGLPPGPICNPGQESIRAALFPANTDYLFFVSKKDGTHHFSRTIGEHVRAVARYQKIRP from the coding sequence ATGATCCGAAAGTTTTCTTGCCCAAGAATTCCTTCATGCATGCGCAACCTGGCCTTGGCAGGCCTTGTGGTTGTCATGGGACTGGCTTACCTGGCCTGGATCTTCTGGCTGCTGCCCTGCGCAACATCTTCATTCCCCCGGCAACTGGAGGTTCCCTCGGGAAAGAGTCTTCAGGAGATTGGCTCACTTCTGGAGAGAGAAGGTGTCGTAACAAATGCTTGGGCTTTTGTGGCCTTGGCGGTCCTAAGAGGTGAAGCCCAGCGGATCCGAGCGGGAATCTATCGTCTGGAGGCCCCCACGTGCGCCCTGGATCTGCTAGATAGGCTGGTCAATGGAAGAGTAGAGCTGTACAGAGTCACCATTCCGGAAGGATGGAATCTGGCTCAGGTGGCCGAGAAGCTGGCAGCTATGGGCTTGGTGAATCCCGGGACTTTTCTTGGAAGGGCCAGGGATCCTGCATGGGCATCTGAATTGTTGGGATTTGAGGTCACCTCCCTGGAAGGATTTCTGTTTCCCGACACATATTTTTTCCCTCCTGGGACCACCGAGCAAAATATCTTGCATACCATGGTCAAACGCTTCCAGAAGGCCTTTGCCCCGGAGTTCAATTCCAGGCTGCTTGATTTGGGATGGAACATACTTGAGGCAGTCACCCTGGCCTCTCTCATAGAAAAGGAAACCTCAGCCCCTGATGAAAGGCCCCTGGTATCTGGAGTCTTTCACAAGAGGCTTCGGATGGGAATGAAACTGGAAAGCGATCCTTCTGTGATCTACGGCCTGGACAACTATAACGGAAGCCTCAGAAAGAGCGATCTGCTGGTCCCCCATCCTTACAACACTTATGTTTTCCGGGGGCTTCCCCCAGGCCCCATCTGCAACCCAGGACAGGAATCCATACGGGCTGCTCTTTTCCCTGCCAATACCGATTACCTGTTTTTTGTTTCCAAGAAGGATGGCACCCACCATTTCTCCCGCACCATAGGGGAGCATGTCAGGGCCGTGGCACGCTATCAAAAGATAAGACCTTGA
- a CDS encoding C4-type zinc ribbon domain-containing protein, whose product MAQLKAERDRLEEARAGLEALKSRRRSLERDLEAGGERVRKTQARLFEVKTNKEYQALLKEIEMAKEANSVLEEQILILMEQMDEGAKKLKELEKQVASAESSILSRQKEIEARIASLDSEEASAQKARQRVAAGIDPNCMVIYERIARSHGGVGVARVDGGTCQGCFVSIPPQLYNEILKGGSLIQCPFCQRFLYHQGMGDEVQEAEGGP is encoded by the coding sequence ATGGCCCAGCTAAAGGCAGAAAGGGATCGTCTTGAGGAGGCCAGAGCAGGGCTTGAGGCTCTGAAGTCCAGGCGCAGAAGTTTGGAACGGGACTTGGAGGCAGGCGGCGAGAGAGTTCGTAAGACCCAGGCCAGGCTCTTTGAGGTCAAGACCAACAAGGAATATCAGGCCCTGCTCAAGGAAATAGAAATGGCCAAAGAAGCCAACAGTGTCCTGGAGGAACAGATCCTGATTTTGATGGAGCAGATGGATGAGGGGGCAAAGAAGCTAAAGGAGCTGGAAAAACAGGTGGCCTCGGCAGAGAGTTCCATATTGAGCCGCCAAAAGGAGATAGAGGCTCGCATTGCCAGCCTGGATTCCGAGGAGGCCAGTGCCCAGAAGGCCAGGCAAAGGGTTGCTGCGGGCATTGACCCCAACTGTATGGTTATATACGAGAGGATTGCACGCAGTCACGGAGGGGTGGGGGTGGCTAGGGTCGATGGCGGGACCTGCCAGGGATGTTTCGTGAGCATCCCTCCTCAGCTCTACAATGAGATCCTAAAAGGGGGCAGCTTGATCCAGTGTCCGTTTTGCCAGAGGTTTCTCTATCATCAGGGTATGGGTGATGAGGTACAGGAGGCCGAGGGTGGACCCTGA
- a CDS encoding phosphatase PAP2 family protein, whose translation MSDHAWGYQVILWCQSFQNDLLDWMAMTATFLGTEAFFLLFVPFFYWCVDKKQGVRLALVFLFSVYFNSLVKELFQIPRPDPSRVRVLWASSGGGYSFPSGHAQNAMVFWGWLGRRAPWRKRPVLLATVVLAISLSRIYMGLHFPLDILGGWLLGGFILIGLVALDRRISRVPKGWEGTVLPWLGVVLPVAGVLGQTHPLQAMVAGSISGFCLGYLLESRWVDFSAKGPWSWQVMKLLLGWAGGAALSQGIGRCLPQIPSFIFVQYCLLGLWVSLGLPYIIQRLRPLWQGKPGAQELS comes from the coding sequence ATGAGTGATCATGCCTGGGGATATCAAGTGATCCTTTGGTGTCAGTCCTTTCAGAATGACCTGCTGGACTGGATGGCCATGACAGCGACTTTTTTGGGCACCGAGGCCTTCTTTTTGTTGTTTGTGCCCTTTTTTTATTGGTGTGTGGACAAGAAGCAAGGCGTTAGGCTGGCTTTGGTTTTTCTTTTCTCTGTTTATTTCAACAGCCTTGTCAAGGAGTTGTTTCAGATCCCCAGGCCAGATCCTTCCCGGGTCAGGGTTCTTTGGGCCTCTTCTGGAGGAGGCTACTCCTTTCCCAGTGGCCACGCCCAGAATGCCATGGTCTTTTGGGGATGGCTGGGCAGAAGAGCTCCATGGAGAAAAAGACCGGTGTTGCTGGCCACGGTAGTCTTGGCCATTTCCCTCTCCAGAATTTACATGGGGCTTCATTTTCCCCTTGACATCCTGGGAGGCTGGCTCTTGGGGGGCTTTATTTTGATAGGGCTTGTGGCCCTGGACAGGAGAATATCCAGGGTCCCCAAAGGATGGGAAGGCACGGTTTTGCCCTGGTTAGGGGTGGTCTTGCCCGTGGCCGGCGTGCTGGGTCAGACTCATCCCTTGCAGGCTATGGTGGCTGGCAGCATTTCGGGCTTTTGCTTGGGTTATCTTCTGGAGAGCCGCTGGGTGGATTTTTCGGCCAAAGGACCATGGTCCTGGCAGGTCATGAAGCTGCTCTTGGGTTGGGCTGGAGGAGCTGCGCTGAGTCAGGGTATAGGAAGATGCCTGCCCCAGATTCCCTCTTTTATCTTTGTTCAATACTGCCTGCTGGGGCTGTGGGTCTCTTTGGGGCTGCCCTACATTATCCAAAGGCTCAGGCCTTTGTGGCAAGGTAAGCCAGGAGCACAGGAGCTTTCATGA
- a CDS encoding ribonuclease HI family protein — translation MDPEWVEVFVDGASRGNPGPAGMGVVFREQGGQQMLVLRKYLGETTNNVAEYRALLAALEEAARRGLRRLRIHTDSQLMERQLKGVYRVRQPHLKNLHEQALRDLSSLEQYEIVHVPRELNKEADEMANRAIEEHFRR, via the coding sequence GTGGACCCTGAATGGGTAGAGGTTTTCGTGGATGGGGCATCCCGAGGGAATCCTGGGCCTGCGGGAATGGGGGTTGTATTCCGAGAGCAAGGCGGCCAGCAGATGCTGGTGCTCAGGAAATACCTGGGAGAGACTACCAACAATGTGGCAGAGTACAGAGCGCTTTTGGCCGCCCTTGAGGAGGCCGCCCGAAGAGGGCTCAGGAGGCTTAGGATTCACACCGATTCCCAGCTCATGGAAAGGCAGCTAAAGGGCGTATACAGGGTACGGCAGCCGCACCTAAAGAATCTCCACGAGCAGGCCTTGAGGGACCTCTCCAGCCTGGAGCAATACGAGATCGTGCACGTGCCCAGGGAATTGAACAAGGAAGCTGATGAAATGGCCAACAGGGCCATAGAGGAACATTTTCGAAGGTGA